The following proteins come from a genomic window of Puntigrus tetrazona isolate hp1 chromosome 15, ASM1883169v1, whole genome shotgun sequence:
- the LOC122359243 gene encoding olfactory receptor 1M1-like yields MNSLNASFTQNMSIVRPEYFFIIGLSGIPYSSYYYIFLFITYFITIIGNSVVLLIIAFERNLHSPKYIGVFNLALADIGETNALIPNMMKTFLFDSRYISYNACLVNMFFVFLFSTMQSFTLVVLAYDRLIAICLPLRYHALVNNANMTLILSANWAFNSSVIALMVSLITRLSFCETNEIQSYFCDHGPVYRMACNDNTINRFMGIIITTLYLVIPMIIIILSYLGIFLALNKITTWESRLKALKTCVSHLLLVGSYFLPISCAYIAAFMLSLPPNARVICTSLAYAVPPMLNPIIYVLNTAEIKDIMRKLFKNKSTPSRDNISK; encoded by the coding sequence ATGaattctttaaatgcaagtttTACCCAGAATATGTCCATTGTTCGTCCAGAATACTTTTTCATCATTGGACTTTCAGGTATACCGTACAGTAGTTACTactatattttcttatttattacgtattttattactataattgGGAATTCTGTAGTGCTTCTCattattgcttttgaaagaaatctgcACAGCCCAAAGTACATTGGTGTGTTTAACTTGGCCTTGGCTGATATTGGTGAAACTAATGCACTGATTCCTAACATGATGAAGACTTTTCTGTTCGACTCACGATACATCTCCTACAATGCTTGTTTAGTgaacatgttttttgtgttcCTCTTTAGTACTATGCAAAGTTTCACTCTTGTTGTTCTGGCATATGATCGTTTGATTGCAATTTGTTTGCCGTTAAGATATCATGCTCTTGTAAACAATGCGAATATGACTTTAATTCTTTCAGCAAACTGGGCATTTAATTCTTCTGTTATAGCCTTGATGGTGTCTTTGATCACCCGACTTTCATTCTGCGAGACCAATGAGATACAGAGTTATTTTTGTGATCACGGACCAGTGTATAGGATGGCATGTAATGACAATACGATTAATAGGTTTATGGGAATCATTATCACAACATTATACCTTGTAATACCAATGATCATTATAATCCTGTCATACCTGGGCATTTTTCTTGctttaaacaaaattacaacTTGGGAAAGTCGTTTAAAAGCTCTGAAGACCTGTGTTTCTCATCTGCTATTAGTAGGGAGTTATTTCCTCCCCATATCCTGTGCATACATTGCTGCATTCATGCTTTCTCTTCCTCCCAATGCAAGGGTCATCTGTACGTCTTTGGCATATGCTGTTCCACCAATGTTAAATCCTATTATTTATGTCTTAaacacagctgaaataaaagatattatgagaaaattgtttaaaaacaagtcTACACCATCTAGAGacaacatttcaaaatga